The genomic stretch ctttcgaatgattggcttagatgatcgagatgaaTGTAATCTGCGATAGATTtcacaacgatgtcatctatgtatacttgcatgaatgtttctataagatcatgaaatatagagttcattgctctctgataggttgccccagcattctttaaaccgaaaggcattacaacccactcataggtgcctattgcccctgggcaacgaaaagctgttttagacacatcttcttctgcaatgaagatctgattatacccagagtatccatccaacatacttaggtattcgaagcctgcggctgaatctactaacatttctgccacaggcatgggatattcatccttaggagttgctgcattcagatcatgaaaatctatgcatactcttaatgaaccattctttttaataactggtacaatattagcaatccattcgacatacctcgtggttctgatgaacttgcatcgtagaagtctttcgacctctgctttgatctttgaatgaatttctggtgcgaaccttctaggagtttgctttatgggctttctcccttcctttatgggtagctttaattcgaccaaatctcgccccaAACATGGCATCTCGTCAtaatcccatgcgaagcaatctCTATTTTCCTTCAGCAACGTGATGACTTTTGACTTCAGCGTTGGCGCCAGTTTcgcactgatgtatgttaccctcttctgatctccatctccgagatttacttcttcgagtggatcttgggctaacattttgatacttgcccccattgggtctttctcgaaacccaaaggctcttcgtcgtagattgcatccaatctTTGACTTATCTCTTCTCCTGAGATCTCTTCGACTCGAACTGGATCTTTAGGTATTTGAGGGATCATATGTATCCCCGAATCTGGCGTTTCCTCCTTTCTTAGACCTGCATTAACCAACatgtttgatagttcggcttcaagagccgtctttcttttattctcggctatataagccgaaatcttttcgaaaaatgatgactcagacatcatcaacgtcgtcatgccagcctgttggccgtattgttgggtAATGCTccattggtgcggtatcttctgggccatccattatttccctattccatTGGAAACCATTTGGGTACAAAGACAAGTAATACAACGCATTcttgtttggggtgtatatatcttccgcagcatggcaaggtcctatgtttgccaagttcctatcgaagttagtcttattaacttggttaacttcaaccatgtagtaactctgatccccctCAATATTCTCTACAATGTCATcctctctccaaatggttaacctttgatgcattgtcgaaggcacaacagcaactccatggatccattcccttccgagcaagaggttataatttgctttcgctggtatgaccataaacatagttggccttgtgactgaacccaccgttagatttacttggacaactcccaaggtttgccctatttttccttcatagttagacaaaaccatgttgtgtggccttatatcagtatcaaacataccaattcttttcagcatgtattggggcattaggttcaccgctgcccctccatctaccaggactttattaatgccaacattttcaaccttagcccttatgtagagtggtttcaaatggtttcgcataccttcatcaggcctttcgaagaaagcattctgctcttcaactgcaccattgttcagcacatagtaacacacaggtctatgttttgccatctcttcgacgtcagcctcttcacaatcttcaacttcagtttcttgattaaactcatgaaGGAGTACAGATACaacattgcagttgaggtttatagatgatactccatcagagtcaaaatcatttgtcattctatcatcttctttccaaaggctggaatgcatcttttcctcttctttctcattttcagaatcgaacaacttgcgttccactggaggtttgtTTGTCCCTGCCCCCAGCACtgggatttgattgctacttgaCTCTCCAGCCTCCCTTGGTTTGAattccctttgggctttcttcatcctctgatgccttctccattgggatctagacataggatttttacCTTTTTAGttttccaacctgtacatctctcgattggaagtctggaattgcttcctatatgccattgcagttcttcctccttggtcccaacttcgccatttgttggttctggcaccagcttgcatccatctatccctgggtatgtctgcaggaactttgaatgtgacccttcgagctctagggtgtgggctgtcaggccttctTGATGGGGTCCGGTTGTCGAACCCAAACAAGTTAGGACGGAGTCCCTGAGTCTCCCGACCCATATaaagatacaccctttcgaatgatcctgctagcaattcgtcatagactgcaccaCATCTAGGGCATAGTGCAACTTCAGAATTGTCATTGTGACACCTGACCAAGAAAccaaccaagctttcttcagaccTTGGGTACACTTTCAACAgcaagtttcctcctctccaaggttgcTCTAATCTTTCTCGCAAGGCCCTCTCGAAATAGGCTTGAACCCTCCAATTTGTCATAAccgaacatcttgggcacatcacccTTTTTCCACCATTCTTTACATGGCAATcacagagataatctttcagacTGTTTCCTCTTGGCGGGACctcaatgtttcctttctcccttatcaaccatttttctagttcttcgatttcagataaaggacgcctaacattgaccatgttaacaactgctggaggggttttagaaatctgaatttgttgtagtttcaccctgaggtcttcagtggcctcactggtttcttctttcaaaacttcAGTCGTTTTAGCATCGAAGGATCCTTCAACATCATCATTGAGGATCAGATTGGtctttaggctttcagtagcctgctttccatctgAAATTATTTCTGATTCAGCAGCAtgaatttcagatacttccaccatgttgacatcatgtggttcacacaagttagtgtcagccacgTTCAAAGGATCTGCGTCAACCTTCATAGGGTTCTTgcttttgtcagcgaatttcagacgtccatccttgatagcattttggATTAGATccatgaaaagaaaacattgtgaggttttatggcctagaaaaccatgatatttacaaaaacctctcttcttccgttgttctaacggaggaattttagaattaggaggcactatcatttggccatctttcactaataaatcgaatatttcgtcacacttagtaacatcaaatgtataagttttcttagggaatctatcacttttatcattatctattGGATttcttccattagaaggggtgagtaatttgcaagcatagggtggcgcttcctttaactcagcaagatctatttcgacctcttccatgtcgtatgagtcttcgaaaggttcgccatcaacttcgtctgcttcgacgtatgctactctctctttcttataacttttacttgctctagccttttctgcttttaaccgttcgacttgtcgaaccctatctgccaattgggccatatctctcaggtactgagtatccagtttctttcgaatcGAATAATttaggccacctgcagccatttcaactaattcgTGCTCTGGGACGGTCGTGAAGCATCTAGATTTcagcaaacggaacctgtttaagtaatcatcaatagactccgtgaatttcctcttgatgctagccaactctttcagacttatcttggtttgacccatgtaaaattgttcatggaataatctctccaggTGGGCCCAtgtatctatggaatttgggggtaaggtagtgaaccaaacaaaagcattttttgtcagcgaactagggaagtatttaatccttaaatcctcattTCCTGCTAAATCTCCAGCTTCTGTCAGAtacctggcaatatgttccaccgttgattcactagtgtcccctgaaaactttgtgaatttgggtactttggtaccccttggcaattctgtttgcataatataatccgcaagggggatgtataatttggacgtcgaagtccagtactgaggccattattagccataactctctctatcatggcagtaaggTTATTCTCTTTAGCCAGGTTTTCTCTCCTGACTCTCTGAACTACttcgtctgggtgttcgttcctacctactacccttaatctgggtctttctTCCTCAAACTCTTGCTGAACGGGAACAGTTCTTTGAATCGAAGCCTCTAAATCTATTACCCGATTGCTTTCGaccgttgttgttctttgtggagGAATCACGCCAACAGTGGTTGTACCAGGCGGAGGAACCGCATTTTGGATACGTTCTAGAATGGGATCGCCTTCTGGATAAGAGGATTGGTTATTTCTCCGCTTGGATTGTtgaactcccatgaattctgccattcgattcatttgagaagatattttttgaaaagtttccacATTCTCCCGATTAGCATTGGCAATATTGGTTGCTAATGGATTCAAGATTGACGATAATTCTCTGGCCAGGGTTCCTAACATATCgtggttacttgcgtccatctcttgtcagaatgctgcttgattgcttgtggtaaaattgggtatttgggcagagaagccagtgttTTGTGTGCTTCGACCCACTGATCCAGCATTTAGCGAAAACGCTGTCGGGTTTGTAGTATATGTGAGTCCTGCTGCtcgtgtacctgtcatgtatggatttggcattccatattgactgtttgttctccattcgaacgcggatgatcctggggtaaataactgatttgcagcatttgtcgaggcaagttGCATTCCGCTCGCACTTGAGGACGGAGGCGCAGTAGTCGATACTGAAACTGGGATAGTCCCTATCGTCGCTGCATTATTTTCaagtatagcctgggaactatccgtAGGTCTCGATCCAGTCGGATCCGGTAtatcctgcgctccttgagtagaagtcaaaacatgcgtagaatttgccgctccagttcctgacccttgtgggggattttgatctccccctgcactggccgtaacgaccattttcttgttgtaccttcatttgggaatcggttgtgcactgtttgttaatttaccgttcctaaggttcatacaaggtcttgatattttctagacaaaacaaaacaatcgattaataacaatctgtttgacactgtcccaccaggtgtgccaatttgttaaggtgatttccggtaaacaaccgctagtcttccaaactataataaatatgatttggttactcgcaggatcgactagattgatcctaggacatagtcaaaaaggttgttattcatgatagttcgaattatgtctatgattggtgtgtctcgaaataagaaatacttaatcaaagaaataaagattagcaatcaccttgttatacacgtaaatataacatcagcgaagggtaagttaaaaataaaacataagacaaaaactataaaagtgcaagaatcttaaagtgtagagaagttaaatgcttcgaaaattaaatgacatgaaagtaacaagtgcaggaatataaatgacataaagtaaatgaaatgcagtaatatcgaaagatacttgaataaagagaaaaatacacatgtatttaaattggtgttggtgtcatacgtacatttctcagcgaactctttctcttaacacttgatacttgagtaatatgtgagtgatttgtacaaaatgaacacacggaatcctaacattaagacccttatttatactagtttcgaccctaacggtcctacactaatctaatgccacgttgcccacagaaaatccagggatgccatctgtcttcgtgcgaaTACATaaactatttcgaaattcaaatcatcccgcctgaatctcccttcgacgcgtggcaacataatcagaatcgagaatgccacgaaaacacgctaagcttcagtacttcgcatatttcgcaaaaaacATTTAAGTCCCAAAGAttattcttttcgaatttagcttcggcgctcactatctttgttccaacttaaacatccTTCTCGAAGCatagccatcagtagccatttttatcttcaaagatgatcatcagtaaccatcttcctttaaatttcaaatcttcgaaggacattgttcccaaacgaaatcttcagctaacaaattgcccccaataaatgcctgtttcgaaaaataagagaaataggcgtttcttgctatAACAAGATTTCATTTTTTAGAGTTCCGAGAccattgactgacgtcataatcatttatgactctgtttccaaaacgtcttgtcattttcaaagatgtctactcataacttacattcccacgttctggtcttacctcatgatcattactcctatataataggagtgaagctaacaactattcgaccgccgttggattaaatcaacgcctgacgcgtgtctcttggcttttacccaaaagatttgaaagggtttccgttaaacctttaaatacctgaaCTCTTACCTTCATATAATTTTCACctctatttcctcattctttccacagaaaagtgttagaacaagatttgttctgatcaatattcttagttttgatgataacaaggatatgaattttgtgtgagataatgtggtactctaatacattgcaatttccctttcaggaaatatataaagagtatgcacaaaatcagcgctcagaagctttgtctcagaaggttcagcatgcaacatcagaacatggtctggcaagacatcagaagatgttcaaggcagaatcagaacatgggtctatggaagcatcagaagaacttgagatcagaagcagaagcactgaagttctcatggtatcacgctcagaagcacttcaaggtcagaagacaagaagatgctatgcaccaagctgtttgactctgatgatattcaaaagttttattcacaaacatcagatcagaagaaagtataggtggcaggctacgctgactgacaaaaggaacgttggaagctattaaaggcaacgtcagtagacacagtgtgaacaaggctcgaggtagttgacaaaagcgtgaaacattaaatgcaatgctgtacggaacacgcaaagcattaaatgctcccaacggtcatcctcttaagtgcctataaatatgaagttctgatgagaagcaaggttgacgattttgaaagaactcattctgaaaaacttgctgaaacgctgttcaaactcaaagctcagaaacttcatcttcatcaaagctcactacattgctgttgtaatatatttgtgagattaagcttaaacgttaagagaaatatcactgttgtgattatagcttttcagaagcatttgtaatactcttagaattgattacattaatttgtaagtaactagagtgatcaagtgttgatcaggatactctaggaagtcttagcttgtgtctaagcagttgtaattagagtgatcacgtggtggtcaggatactctaagaaagtcttagcttgtgtctaagcatttgttacAATGATAGAAACTGAATGAATTAATTCTGAAATGAGTTCTGCTCCTTTTATAGCAGTTCTGGCCGcctgagttcgctacgcgaacagaagttcgctacagcgaacgttTGCTTCAGGGTTAAGTCTTTGTTGAACCgccagagttcgctacgcgaaggatatttcgctacagcgaatgttttcttcagctttaagaaattcaaatcttctagaaaccgccaaagttcgctacaacgaaatatggttcgctgcagcgaatgtaccTCACTACTGCTTGCTGCTAGAGAAACTGGGAAGTTTGATTCTGActtcattcgctacagcgaaatatggttcgctgcagcgaatcgggccttcgctaccattcgctacctttcgctgcagcgaatgcactGTTTCTGGATTTTTGCCTTTGAGTGCctggagttcgctacagcgaaatatagttcgctgcagcgaatgctctgttttctggtttttgctttaaggccaaatcctgcacaaaaacaaaccaagccaagtaatcttgcacaataatagtttattcaataatttggggtttttatgtgagaaataggtcaaataagcaagataagtgctatgttataataagtcattttagcatgaataaagcacttatcaaactctccccaacttgaatctttgtttgtcctcaatcaaagtaaaaacaaaagCAAGAGTTTCTAAACCACCTTCACATGATTAACCAAATTTCTCAATGAAGTATAGGAGGCACATGGctctttgaagtttgaacatcCAAGGATAAATGTTTTATGACTTCCTTTAGTACTTAGACATATTCATGAAACAAGTCTTCCACATAAAAACCATGTCCATCAATCCAAAGCACTAAACATGTTAATCATGAATCACACTTACCACACTTTTTGTATAAGTGAAAATGATGAGGTATGTTGATCTCTCACATGACAAATTTTGCTAACATCTAGATCAATTCATACTTTCATCCAAGCAAGATATGTTGATAAGCAAGAACATAGATCACTAAGGTCttttatggttgtaatgtggctaaggtaccaaggaagtgtcatttaTAGGGATAATGGAAACAAAAAGgttgttgatttttctttttagaaGAGCATTCATAAATTATGATTTTTCTACACATATCACTCATCCTACCtttcttgtttctttctttttgaattctttcttgttgttcatttctttttcttttttttcttttcttactttctatttcttcttttgattctcatatctctttattttcttttgaagaaagtatttttttctcttttcttcccaACTTGAACAACACCTTACTTGCTATGAATGCTCATTAAGATTTGGCAAAAGATATCATGGTTTCAAGGTTTTATTCAAGGAAAAATAGAATCTATCATTTATGAACTTTTTATGATTTTCAAAGATATAGAACAATATCCATTAAGTGGTTTACTTAATGTATTGTTCAGTTCATCAATGATAGATTCATTGTCAtatggctcaaaaggggttgcaaAAGATCACTCACTCACAAGGGACAATGAGGCTATATTTGGTTTAGTAGTTATGCTCAATTTCAAAGAATTGCCTTAATCCCTTCTATGTCTTTGCAATTACCAACATAAATGCAAGATTTAAGCATGAATCAAacgagttaaaacaagaatttgtCAGTCTCATTAGCATATAGTGAACAATGGAAGGCTACCTCACTTTCTTGTTTTAGAACTAAGTGATTCATATGAAAACATGTCATGGCATAGGTTTGTATGAACTGGTTTTATGCAGCCTACTCATGTCATGTATATACTAAATTCTAAGAAAGCATTAAACATGTACCTTGGATAGTGCAATCTTTTCAACTCATGTCCTTAACCTTGTTCTTTTGGTTTATGTGAAATTGATTTTCCACTCTATGCTTCTTCTTTCAATTCATTGTTAGAGGACAACAAGCATCATGAATTGGTCATAAGTCATCTATAGCTCAAAAGTGAAAACACACAGAAATCAAAATGAAAAAGATGGCATGATTGGAAaagatttttttctgaacttgctgcgttcgctgcagcgaagcagggcttcgcgtagcgaactctgcatttttctgcagaattttCTTTGTGTTATATCATGCCATTTTCTTCCTACTAATCTATTATTTATGCATAAAGGAAATGAAAGCAATGAAAAGTTGGGTTACCTCCCAATAAGTGCTTGTTTAACGTCATTAGCTCGACGCCTGTTTCGAGTAAGCATTATGGTGGTTTGTATGAATTCGTCAAAATGTTCTTGCCACCATCCTTTGGCCTTTCTTTATTGTCCATTTCTTTTAATGCTTCCAGGCCTAATTCATCAGGAGCTTTATCTTTGGAATAATCATCCTCCTTGTGTTGAAACAATGTGAAATTGATTTCTCCATCTTTGTGCCTTACCTTCATTTTCCTTTCATCCACGTCAATCATCATTCTTGCCAGTTTTATGAAGGGACGACCTAAGATTGGAGGGCCGTCTTCATTACCGTTCATGCTTATTACCACAAAGTCAGTTGAACATTGAAAACTTTCCAATTTGATCTTTACGTCTTTCATCACGCCAATTGGTTTTGTGGTTGACTTGTCAGCAAGTTGTAATTTCATTGTCGTAGGGCTCAAATGAAGATCTTCAATCTTTCTCATGGTGGATAATGGAAGAAGATTGACGCTTGATCCAAGATCAACTAAAGCATTATCAAAATAGATATTTCCAATGGTAACTGGTAAGGTAACTTGTCCAGGATCGGTCGCCTTTGCTTCATCCTTCTTTTCATTgttttcttcttgattttccATCACCACCATCTTTTCTTTttcactctccccaactttattTTCAACCACTTCTACTTTTATTGTTGTGATTGAATTGCAATTCTCTTTTGGATTGGTTTGAGTAGATGCGGTGAACGTACCTCTTTGTTGATCACTTAGTTGCTTTGCAATTTGTCCAACTTGCGTttcaagatttcttattgatGCATCGGTGTTTTTCTGGTTTGCCATGGACAGTTGCATAAATTGATTCAAGGTATCCTCTATCTTTGAAAGCTTGTCTGAATGCGTGTAACTTTGGTATTGATTTGATCTGTTTTGGCCATAGCTTGTGTTGTTGTTGTACGGATAACCTTGGTTATTTTGGTATGGAGTTTGCCTTTGTTGTTGATTTCCAAGATAGTTCACTTCTTCATTGAGTGGAGGGCAAAAACCAGTTTGGTGATCCCCTGTGCATAACTCACAAACAGCTACTTGTTGTGATGTGCTTGAGAACCGTGCATTtctttgagttgttgaggtaGCTTGGATAATTGTTTCGTTAATTCTTCCATAGTTTGAGTGAGCAGTTTATTTTGGGCCAGGATTGCGTCATTCGTGCCTAATTCCAAAATTCCAGCTTTCTTTTGCACGTTACCTCGATTGTGTTGCACTTGGTGGTTTGTGAGAGCCATTTTGTTGATAATAGTCGCTGCTTCTTCTGCGCTTTTTGCTAATAACGAGCCACCAGATGTTGCATCGAGTAAGAGTTTCGGTTGAGGTAGCAATCCATTGCGGAAGATGTGGATTTGTGAGAGGTTATCAAAACCATGATTTGGACACTTTCTTAGCATGGATTTATAACGTTCCCATGCTTCACATAATGTTTCATTTGCGGCTTGAGTAAATGTGGCGATGGCTGTTTTCGCGTCCATGAATCGATTATGTGAGAAAAACCTGCTAAGAAAATTTTTCTCCAAAACGTTCCAATTGGTCATG from Vicia villosa cultivar HV-30 ecotype Madison, WI unplaced genomic scaffold, Vvil1.0 ctg.003379F_1_1, whole genome shotgun sequence encodes the following:
- the LOC131640898 gene encoding uncharacterized protein LOC131640898, with product MAEENHVEPPCESSPRRFDHLTNNPAARRAEMKTGMLQIMYANPFSGFNHEDPYTHLTKFYEIAGTLGTPAAEEEAVFMRLFPHSLIGKAKEWYLDQSTETMTNWNVLEKNFLSRFFSHNRFMDAKTAIATFTQAANETLCEAWERYKSMLRKCPNHGFDNLSQIHIFRNGLLPQPKLLLDATSGGSLLAKSAEEAATIINKMALTNHQVQHNRGDHQTGFCPPLNEEVNYLGNQQQRQTPYQNNQGYPYNNNTSYGQNRSNQYQSYTHSDKLSKIEDTLNQFMQLSMANQKNTDASIRNLETQVGQIAKQLSDQQRGTFTASTQTNPKENCNSITTIKVEVVENKVGESEKEKMVVMENQEENNEKKDEAKATDPGQVTLPVTIGNIYFDNALVDLGSSVNLLPLSTMRKIEDLHLSPTTMKLQLADKSTTKPIGVMKDVKIKLESFQCSTDFVVISMNGNEDGPPILGRPFIKLARMMIDVDERKMKVRHKDGEINFTLFQHKEDDYSKDKAPDELGLEALKEMDNKERPKDGGKNILTNSYKPP